The DNA region CTCTTTGGTGGGCTCTGTGGTGATGTCGCCATCTTTCCTTCCTCTAGACAATCCCGAATTCCAAGCCAGCTGGGAAAGGGACGGCAGATCTGATATCAAAGCGCACACGGTAGTTGTGTGGGTGAGCCAGAGATCCGGGATCTCAGTCGCGGACGGGAGATGGGCGGCTATATAGTATAGAGTACACTAAACAGTCATCGAgtgcgagagagagagagagaggggggggggtagCGAGGGGGGGGCGCCAGACCGGGGTGTTCGGGACTAATGCGCATGCGGCATTAGGGCACAAGTATAGACGCGATCAACTTCTCTTCTCTGGCCGTGTGTGTCCCTCAACCTGGGCTGCTAGTGGTTGGCACACCAGATGCATATTGCAGGCGCAAGCGCCCAACGACCCAATCAGAGTGGCCGAAACCGCATGCAGAGCGCATGCAGGCCAAGTCACATCGCGTCTATTCAAGAACCATGATTCTcactctctgtctctctttctctttttctcctctctTTTTAGAAGCGTCCCCCTGGGGATATGGTGAGTCCTGATTCTTGTTGTTAGTTAGCCATTCCTTCAGGATCCCACCGCTTCGTACACTACTCTTCTAGAATGTTTTCCCCGTCATCACAGCCCCAAAGATGTTTGCCTATTGAAATTAGTACCAATCCTTTCCGAGGCGAGGCTTGGGCTGTCCTCCGTCCGTCTATCCCCCAAATAATCACCAGGGTCTCCCGCATTATGACCGGGCGGGCCATCGGATCTcgtgctgggctgggctgggctggctgcCCTTCTCCAGACCGACTGCGTAAAGTGGTGTGTACCGGAGTAAAGTACGTAAGCATGGAGGTACCGTACAACGAAATCTGTCAGCCAGCGGTGTCACACAGATCTAGACGAGAAAGAACCAAGTTTGACGCCGTCCACGTGCTATGCCCAAAATAaaccctttcccccctccaacgcaCTCGATTTGATCTTCCGAGCCGGGCCCTTGCCAACTGAGGCGAACGGGACGCCCGGTTAGATTCGGTGTCtgcaaaaaacaaaaaaaattTTAAAAGTCGGTCGGATAGCAAAGATTCCGTTCCCTCTTGTCCAGgattcttctttttccttcaGTTCCTTTAAAAGAAGCTTTAAGCTCTTGCGCTTTTTGTGGAGCTGATTTCCCACCTTCCGTCTGAGCGGTGTCCGCCTGTTCTCCAGATTCCAGGTGTGCACGGACGTGTTGGGGTGGACAGCAGGGCAAGCCCAGTACTGAAGAGGGAAAGCGCGGGGGATTAAAATAGAACGACCCCAGAAGCTGAGCTACACTACGCTAGCCATCCTGTCCCAGCATGTCGGTTCAGGGAATATTGAAACTACCAAGACGATAAACCCCTCGATTGATTATCCTCGAGGATGCCGAAAATGTAAACAAAACGAAACAGAAAGAaacaacacacacatcaTGGACATGGACATGGACAACCCGGACTCCAAGAGGAAGGCGCCACGCCGAAAAGGAGACGACCGGGTCATCCTGCATTTTGTAAGTGGCCATTTCATTCTCCGTCCCCTACAGTGCTGTCTTTTCTCGTCCTTCCCGTTTTGGTGGATGTCTAACCTTACGTCTATATCAAAATGGTTACTTTTTTCGGAACCTCAGCTAACACCTTCACCCGCACCCTATCCAGGATCTAGATTGCTTCTACGCACAGGCATGTAAATATCTGAAATCCTCTTATTATTCAATATCCTACCGCGTCGTCATACATAATAATAGACATTCAACCTTGCTCACATTTCATTCCGATCCGTCCCCTTTGCTTATTTTTGAACCAGCCCATTAACACAGTGTGCAAAAAACACAGTGCATCGAAAACGCCAACCCCCACCTCAAGTCTGTACCCCTCGGCATCAAGCAAAAGTCCATCCTTGCCACGTGCAACTACGTCGCGAGAAAGCACGGGGTGAAGAAGCTGATGGGGATCCAGGAGGCCAAGAGGCTGTGTCCCGACCTTGTCCTGGCAGACGGGGAGGACCTGTCACCCTTCAGGGATGTCTCCAAGCAGATTTACTCCCTGCTAAAGTCCTATTCTTGGAAcgggagggtggagaggttggggttggatgaggtTTTCTTGGATGTGACTGATGTCGTGGCTTACAacctggggttggtgaatCATCACTGCTTGGAGGAGTCGTGGTTTTGTCTGTCGAGGGAGGATCCGGAAAGGGGGTTTGCGTTTGATGCCcgggaggtgaaggggtgTGTCTGGCCTCCAGATCTTGTTTCTGACCGCGAAAATGAGGGCACGGATAGCTTGAGGCTGAGGCTCCTCTTCGGCAGCCACCTCGCCTTTTACCTCCGCCAGCAGGTGGAAGGTCTGGGGTATACTTCTGCTTGTGGCATCTCCACCAACAAGCTCCTCGCCAAGCTAGCTGGCGATAGAAACAAGCCACGCAACCagaccaccctcctctcctcccacagTCCCGTCCCATTCCTCGACCCATTACCTCTTCGGAAAATCCCCGGCATTGGCGGCaaaaccatcaccgccatgaAAAGCTTACTCAAAACCGACGACGACCTGACCGTTCACAACGCCCGAACCAACCCGGCCGTCTCCCCTTTCGCTCTTGAACGGCTGTTGGCCGgtagcggtggtggtggggagaagggTATAGGCCGGAAAGTCTGGCTTTTGCTCCACGGGATTGACGGTTCAGAGGTCACGCTGGCGAGGGATGTGCCGAGGCAGATAGGCATTGAGGATACCTATCGCGGTTTGACGCAGCTGTCGCAGGTCAGGGCAGGTTTGGTTCAGATTGCTACCTCTCTGCTGCGGCGGATGCATGTTGACTTGTTGAATGATTTTGATGCGGTCACTCCACCTAtatcaccagcaccaacaagtgtgggaaaggggaggtggcTGGCACAGCCAAAGACGCTGAGGTTGACAACCCGGCCGTATCATCCGCCGTCGGAGTGGGATAAGTTTGAGTATAACCACGGTCGGGTATCCAAATCGGTTGCGTTGCCTAGGTTCGTTTTTGATCTCAACATTGAGCCAGAAAGTATTgcggagaggttggttgaggggACGTTGATGCCGTTGTTTCACAGTTTGAATCCGGACAAGAGTAAACTCTGCATCGGGCTGCTCAACGTCTGTGTCACCAACATGGATAGGGCGAAGGAAAGCAGCCGGGAAGGGGATATCATGGCTGCATTTCAGAGacagagggaggtggaggagattaGGGGCGTTGCTTTTGCTGATGAACCCCCagatggggaggaaaaggccgAAGATACCAGTGACGACACCGAGGTGGAAtgggtcgaggaggaagatgagcaGGATGGCGTGAGGTGTCGGCTTTGTGGCTGTGTCATTCCGGTTTTTGCGGTGGAGGCTCATGGGCGGTGGCatgagctggatgagggttgggttgagcCGCAGGGTGGGTAAAGGTAAAATCAAAGTAGATCTACATTGTAGGGGTATATACTATGGCTGTGCCAATTTTTATGGGCAAGCGGTGAGGTCGATgaggcgaggatgagaatAGAATTGTTGGGGTAAGGGCATTGCGCCGCTGGGTAAGGGGTGGCGTATCTTGGGATATATTCGCTCCGCTCTTACGACTGTGGAATGGGTCAAGAACTAGGGTTCAGTTCAACCATGCCATACCTCTACCCTTGAACAACCATGGCACCATgatggtgtgggtgtggaTGCCCAGCCCACAGCTCCCTTTACTCGTCAAGAGTAATATATTGCTATGACCAGTCTTGAACATAGGTATCCTGTAGTACACACTTAGGTATCGTCTATCTTATGCCACGCCACGCCTCGCCCTCACCAGACAGTAATCTTACACAATACTTTTTGGtgcccccccccttcccct from Podospora pseudocomata strain CBS 415.72m chromosome 3, whole genome shotgun sequence includes:
- a CDS encoding hypothetical protein (EggNog:ENOG503NUYF; COG:L) codes for the protein MDMDMDNPDSKRKAPRRKGDDRVILHFDLDCFYAQCIENANPHLKSVPLGIKQKSILATCNYVARKHGVKKLMGIQEAKRLCPDLVLADGEDLSPFRDVSKQIYSLLKSYSWNGRVERLGLDEVFLDVTDVVAYNLGLVNHHCLEESWFCLSREDPERGFAFDAREVKGCVWPPDLVSDRENEGTDSLRLRLLFGSHLAFYLRQQVEGLGYTSACGISTNKLLAKLAGDRNKPRNQTTLLSSHSPVPFLDPLPLRKIPGIGGKTITAMKSLLKTDDDLTVHNARTNPAVSPFALERLLAGSGGGGEKGIGRKVWLLLHGIDGSEVTLARDVPRQIGIEDTYRGLTQLSQVRAGLVQIATSLLRRMHVDLLNDFDAVTPPISPAPTSVGKGRWLAQPKTLRLTTRPYHPPSEWDKFEYNHGRVSKSVALPRFVFDLNIEPESIAERLVEGTLMPLFHSLNPDKSKLCIGLLNVCVTNMDRAKESSREGDIMAAFQRQREVEEIRGVAFADEPPDGEEKAEDTSDDTEVEWVEEEDEQDGVRCRLCGCVIPVFAVEAHGRWHELDEGWVEPQGG